The nucleotide window GGGGGGCCGGATCGTCGGCGAGCGGCTTCGGACCCGCGTCGCGGATCACCCGTTCGCGGCGCAAGGAAAGACGCTTTCGGTGACGATCTGCGTCGGGATCGCCGAACGATCGGGCGGCGCGGAGGATGCCGATGCCCTGATCACCCGCGCCGAAAAGGCCCTTCGCGAGGCGAAACGGATGGGCCGGAACCTGACCTACTGTTTTATGGAAACGACTTGAGGGGAACGGGGCCCGAACTCGGCGTTAAAGCGAACCCCGTCGGGTTGAATGGAGCCGCTTTTGGTGCGCGTCGAGCGCCGGGCCGATCCGGGCGGGGTCGGTGATCGGGGAGGAGCAGGTGAAGTTATAACACAGATACACCGCGGCCCTCCCGTCGATCAACCCCTTGCCTTCAAGGAGCGGGAGGGCAGGGATTTTTTCCGCTTCCGCGTCCGGATTGAAATGCGCCAGGATTTGATTCGGAAGATAGCGCCCATCCGATTCGCGGCGAAGGGCCTCGTACCCCGCCTCGCCGGGTTTTCCGACCACCGCGATTTCGACCGGACCTTCCAGGAGAAAGTCCGCCACGGCCAGCGATTTGCAAAAGGCGCGGGCGATGCGATCGATGACCGCGCCGTAGGCCGTCACGGCCGCCGCCGCCGTTTTTCTCCAATCCTCGCGGTTAAAATGAAAAGACAGGCGCGCGAGCGCCATCGCGGCTGCCGCGTTCGCGTTTGGAATGGCCCCGTCATGGCCTTCGCGGTGACGAAGGATCAGCCGTTCGTGGTCGCGCGAGGTGTGGTAAAAACCGCCGCCGTCCTCGGCCGCAAATTCGCTTAGGATCCTTCCGGCCAACCCCGCGGCCTCGGTGAGGTATCGCGACGAGCCGCCGGCTTCGTAAAGGTCGATCAGCCCCTCGCACAGATAGGCATAATCGTCCAGGTAGGCGTTTAGATGAGCCTTCCCCGAACGGTAGGTCCGAAGCAGCCGTCCGTCGGGCTCCCGAAGCGTTTCCAAAAGGAAATCCGAGGCCCGAACGGCCGCGGCGAGGTATCGCGGGTCGCCCAATATCCGCGCCCCCCTGGCCATCGCCCCGATCATCAGCCCGTTCCAGGAGGTGAGGATCTTGTCGTCCCGTCCGGGCGGAATGCGTTTTTGCCGTGCCTCGTAAAGTTTTTTCCGCGAGGCCTCCAGCGAGGCCCGCAAGTCCTCGGGGGCGAGCTCAAGGCGTGAGGCGACCTGTTCGAGCGTCCGGGGGGTGTTGGGGATGTTTTTCCCCTCCCAGTTGCCCGCCTCGGTGATGTCGTAATAGGCGCAGAAACGACGGGCGTCTTCGTCTCCAAGGACGGCCCGGACTTGTTCCGGCGTCCAGACGAAGTACTTTCCCTCCTCGCCTTCCGAGTCAGCGTCGGTGGAGGAGTAAAA belongs to Nitrospiria bacterium and includes:
- a CDS encoding thioredoxin domain-containing protein; this encodes MNNGQGGWPMTVFLAPDQRPFFAGTYFPPEDRYGRPGFGALLLKIAELWKTDRAALLHQGEALTEHIRRQVVSVPAQSVGSDAIDQAATHLAREFDPVHGGFGGAPKFPPSTALSLLLSVHRRTGDPEWLKIVRTTLDAMAHGGMYDQIGGGFCRYSTDERWLVPHFEKMLYDNALLARIYLEAHQVTKDPFYKRISAEILDYEIREMTAPEGGFYSSTDADSEGEEGKYFVWTPEQVRAVLGDEDARRFCAYYDITEAGNWEGKNIPNTPRTLEQVASRLELAPEDLRASLEASRKKLYEARQKRIPPGRDDKILTSWNGLMIGAMARGARILGDPRYLAAAVRASDFLLETLREPDGRLLRTYRSGKAHLNAYLDDYAYLCEGLIDLYEAGGSSRYLTEAAGLAGRILSEFAAEDGGGFYHTSRDHERLILRHREGHDGAIPNANAAAAMALARLSFHFNREDWRKTAAAAVTAYGAVIDRIARAFCKSLAVADFLLEGPVEIAVVGKPGEAGYEALRRESDGRYLPNQILAHFNPDAEAEKIPALPLLEGKGLIDGRAAVYLCYNFTCSSPITDPARIGPALDAHQKRLHSTRRGSL